The segment AGGATTGCTACCACGACAAGTACGGCCGCGTGTTCAAGCCGACCGAGATCAAGATGATGCTGACCGCCTTCTCCAACATGGAGACGGTCCACATCGCGGCCTACAGCCACCTGCTCGACACGATCGGCATGCCGGAGACCGAGTATAGCGCCTTCCTCCAGTACAAGGAGATGAAGGACAAGCACGACTATCTGTCGACCTTCGGCGTCGACACCGACGAGGATATCGCCCGCACCCTGGCGATGTTCGGCGGCTTCACCGAGGGGCTCCAGCTCTTCGCCAGCTTCGCGATGCTGATGAACTTCCCGCGCTTCAACAAGATGAAGGGCATGGGGCAGATCGTCACCTGGTCGATCCGCGACGAGACGCTCCACTGCGAGGGCATCGTCCGCCTGTTCCACGCCTTCGTGAAGGAGCGCGACTGCCTGACCGCGTCGGTCAAGGACGACATCCTCGACATGTGCCAGAAGACGGTGCGGATCGAGGACGCCTTCATCGACCTGGTGTTCGAGATGGGCCCGGTCAACGGCATGACGCCCAAGGACATCAAGAAATATGTCCGCTACATCGCCGACTGGCGGCTGGGGCAGCTGGGCCTCAAGCCGATCTACATGATCGAGGACCATCCCCTGCCCTGGCTGGCGCCGCTGCTCAACGGCGTCGAGCATGCCAATTTCTTCGAGACCCGCGCGA is part of the Rhizorhabdus wittichii RW1 genome and harbors:
- a CDS encoding Ribonucleoside-diphosphate reductase (PFAM: ribonucleotide reductase); the protein is MPLLQASRTYKPFEYPWAFEYWKRQQQLHWLPEEVPLGEDCRDWAQKLTDHERNLLTQIFRFFTQADVEVQDCYHDKYGRVFKPTEIKMMLTAFSNMETVHIAAYSHLLDTIGMPETEYSAFLQYKEMKDKHDYLSTFGVDTDEDIARTLAMFGGFTEGLQLFASFAMLMNFPRFNKMKGMGQIVTWSIRDETLHCEGIVRLFHAFVKERDCLTASVKDDILDMCQKTVRIEDAFIDLVFEMGPVNGMTPKDIKKYVRYIADWRLGQLGLKPIYMIEDHPLPWLAPLLNGVEHANFFETRATEYSKAATKGQWSDVWDAFDSRMKAKNAAAANEDNADGGLFGHAGVAAE